Proteins encoded within one genomic window of Arachis ipaensis cultivar K30076 chromosome B08, Araip1.1, whole genome shotgun sequence:
- the LOC107612650 gene encoding auxin response factor 4, which translates to MEIDLNHAVTEVEKNATCNGGCHKEQATASCVCCVPSSSSSSSSSSAVSSSSYLELWHACAGPLTSLPKKGNVVVYFPQGHLEQAASFSPFTPLEIPTHDLQPQIFCRVVNVQLLANKENDEVYTQVTLLPQAELAGMGKELLEELGADEEGNGRTPTKTTPHMFCKTLTASDTSTHGGFSVPRRAAEDCFPPLDYKQQRPSQELIAKDLHGVEWKFRHIYRGQPRRHLLTTGWSIFVSQKNLVSGDAVLFLRGENGELRLGIRRAVRPRNGLPESIVGNQSCYPNFLSSVANAISAKSMFHVFYSPRASHADFVVSYQKYAKSIKNPVTIGTRFKMKFEMDESPERRCTSGIVTGMSDLDPYRWPKSKWRCLMVRWDEDMETNHQDRVSPWEIDPSASLPPLSMQCSPRLKKLRTGLQAASSSHLITGGTGFMDLEESVRSPKVLQGQENTGFMSLYFGRDTVTKQPGFEISSPNHPNLASAGARKMTAAELMRVHPPTYAGFVEPNNRFPRVLQGQEICPLRSLTGKVDINLGAWGNKPSSASCTTFNLHQATRPKFDSLGSEVLQTAYFPYGDIHKAGHGSSMLCSKPSSFQRDIAPFNTPLTQAGIIRNEIGRSGPSIMHEQKLPENVSVVSSLGGNSMRMPVPDEENLKGKINGCKLFGVALSGETTTQNAKRSCTKVHKQGSLVGRAIDLSRLSSYTDLFTELERLFGMEGLLRDPDKGWRILYTDSENDIMVVGDDPWHEFCNVVSKIHIYTQEEVEKMTIGIISDDTQSCLEQAPVNMEASKSSSVGQPDSSPTVVRV; encoded by the exons ATGGAAATTGATCTGAACCATGCAGTGACTGAGGTTGAAAAGAATGCAACTTGCAATGGTGGCTGTCACAAAGAACAAGCAACTGCTTCTTGTGTGTGCTGTgtgccatcatcatcatcatcatcatcctcatcctctgcTGTGTCTTCTTCTTCGTATCTGGAGCTATGGCATGCTTGTGCTGGCCCTCTTACTTCTCTCCCAAAGAAGGGGAATGTGGTTGTCTACTTCCCACAAGGGCACTTAGAGCAAGCTGCATCTTTCTCTCCCTTCACACCATTGGAGATTCCAACACATGATCTTCAACCACAGATCTTCTGTAGAGTTGTCAATGTCCAACTACTT GCCAATAAGGAGAATGATGAGGTTTACACACAGGTCACTTTGCTTCCCCAAGCTGAG TTGGCAGGGATGGGGAAAGAGCTTCTTGAGGAATTGGGAGCTGATGAAGAAGGAAATGGAAGAACACCTACAAAAACAACACCTCACATGTTCTGCAAGACACTCACAGCCTCTGATACAAGCACTCATGGTGGTTTCTCTGTTCCTCGTAGAGCTGCTGAAGATTGTTTTCCTCCTTTG GATTATAAGCAGCAGAGACCCTCTCAAGAGCTTATTGCAAAAGACCTGCATGGTGTGGAGTGGAAATTTCGCCATATTTACAGAG GTCAGCCGAGGCGGCATCTACTCACTACCGGATGGAGTATTTTCGTTAGCCAAAAGAATCTTGTGTCCGGTGATGCTGTGCTTTTCCTAAG gGGTGAAAATGGAGAATTGAGATTGGGAATCAGAAGAGCTGTTCGACCAAGAAATGGTCTTCCTGAGTCTATTGTTGGTAACCAGAGTTGTTATCCCAATTTCCTTTCTTCTGTGGCTAATGCTATATCAGCAAAAAGCATGTTTCATGTTTTCTACAGTCCAAG GGCAAGTCATGCAGATTTTGTTGTATCCTATCAAAAGTATGCCAAAAGCATCAAGAATCCGGTGACCATTGGCACAAGATTCAAAATGAAATTTGAAATGGATGAATCACCTGAAAGAAG GTGTACTAGTGGTATAGTGACTGGAATGAGTGATTTGGATCCATACAGATGGCCTAAATCAAAATGGAGGTGCTTAATG GTCAGATGGGATGAGGATATGGAGACTAATCATCAGGATCGAGTATCTCCATGGGAGATCGATCCTTCGGCTTCTCTCCCTCCATTGAGTATGCAGTGTTCCCCAAGGCTGAAGAAACTGCGGACAGGTCTGCAGGCTGCATCATCCAGTCACCTCATCACTG GAGGCACTGGGTTTATGGACTTGGAGGAGTCTGTAAGATCGCCCAAGGTCTTGCAAGGTCAAGAAAATACAGGTTTTATGTCCCTATATTTTGGACGTGACACAGTAACTAAGCAGCCAGGTTTTGAGATCAGTTCTCCCAATCATCCGAATCTTGCATCGGCCGGAGCAAGAAAGATGACTGCTGCTGAGCTTATGAGGGTTCACCCTCCTACATATGCAGGCTTCGTGGAACCTAATAATAGGTTTCCGAGGGTCTTGCAAGGTCAAGAAATATGTCCACTAAGGTCCCTGACAGGGAAGGTTGATATAAACCTCGGTGCTTGGGGTAATAAACCAAGTAGTGCAAGTTGCACAACTTTCAACCTGCATCAAGCTACCAGACCAAAATTTGATTCTTTAGGATCAGAAGTCCTTCAAACTGCATATTTTCCTTATGGTGATATTCACAAAGCTGGTCATGGTAGCAGCATGTTGTGCTCTAAACCGTCGAGTTTCCAAAGAGATATTGCGCCATTTAACACTCCTCTGACTCAGGCAGGGAtaattagaaatgaaattggaagGTCTGGCCCTTCAATCATGCATGAGCAGAAGCTGCCGGAGAATGTTTCCGTGGTTTCTTCTTTAGGGGGAAACAGCATGAGGATGCCAGTTCCGGATGAAGAGAATCTCAAGGGGAAGATAAATGGATGTAAACTATTTGGAGTTGCCTTGTCTGGAGAAACTACCACCCAAAACGCTAAAAGGAGCTGCACAAAG GTTCACAAGCAAGGCAGCTTAGTTGGAAGAGCTATCGATCTCTCAAGATTGAGCAGCTACACTGATCTCTTCACTGAACTTGAGAGACTCTTTGGCATGGAAGGCCTACTAAGAGATCCTGATAAGGGATGGAGGATCCTGTACACCGACAGCGAAAATGACATCATGGTTGTCGGGGATGACCCATGGCA TGAGTTCTGCAATGTGGTATCAAAGATTCATATATATACACAAGAGGAAGTGGAGAAGATGACAATTGGGATTATCAGTGATGATACACAGAGCTGTTTGGAACAGGCACCAGTCAATATGGAGGCTTCTAAGTCTTCCTCGGTGGGTCAACCAGATTCTTCCCCAACAGTAGTTAGAGTCTAG